The following coding sequences lie in one Sphingobium sp. KCTC 72723 genomic window:
- a CDS encoding tyrosine-type recombinase/integrase, with protein sequence MDHPAHPDNNALFAGETAPAQMAPADDLCWAVVKMHAVERIVVNEPLIAAYQAASSPHSIRALKSDLEAFDLWCRRHNRVALPATPETVADYLDARAEKGSKPASLGRYKASIAKIHLLLDLKDPTLASLVKLRLQAIRRRLGTAQKQARPLRFKGPVSNVERDEPRGLNVRALLESCAEDLPGLRDRALLSAGYDTGLRASELVAIEVEHIIEAIDPDARLLSIPRSKGDQEGEGATSYLSPRTVRAIAAWLEAAGIEAGAVFRRVNVRRYKAKAAVRGRSIDSISGRESWDLRKTLPKKAVPARVEYDVGEGALHPASVGPIYRAMIQRAFDAGALSDLTMDDLAKLLKGISAHSTRVGLNQDLFTSGEDLAGIMDALRWKSPRMPLAYNRNLAAESGAAGRLLRVLE encoded by the coding sequence ATGGATCACCCCGCGCACCCCGACAACAATGCCCTTTTTGCAGGTGAAACGGCGCCAGCGCAGATGGCACCGGCCGATGATCTCTGCTGGGCGGTAGTGAAGATGCACGCGGTCGAGCGCATCGTCGTCAACGAACCGCTGATCGCCGCGTACCAGGCGGCATCCTCGCCGCACAGCATCCGCGCGCTAAAGTCCGACCTGGAGGCGTTCGACCTCTGGTGCAGGCGCCACAATCGCGTCGCGCTACCGGCGACGCCCGAAACCGTCGCGGATTATCTCGACGCGCGCGCCGAGAAAGGGAGCAAGCCCGCGTCGCTCGGACGCTACAAGGCGTCGATCGCCAAGATCCACCTGCTGCTCGATCTCAAGGATCCGACACTGGCCTCGTTGGTGAAGTTGCGCCTGCAGGCAATCCGACGCCGGCTCGGCACTGCGCAGAAGCAGGCGCGGCCGCTGCGGTTCAAGGGGCCGGTCAGCAACGTCGAGCGTGACGAACCCCGCGGTCTGAATGTCCGGGCGCTATTGGAAAGCTGCGCGGAGGATTTGCCGGGCCTTCGCGATCGGGCGCTTCTCTCTGCCGGTTATGACACGGGGCTGCGCGCCTCCGAGTTGGTGGCGATCGAGGTCGAGCACATCATTGAGGCGATCGATCCGGACGCCCGGCTGCTCAGCATTCCGCGCAGCAAGGGCGACCAGGAGGGGGAGGGGGCGACCTCTTATCTCAGCCCCCGGACTGTTCGGGCGATCGCGGCCTGGCTGGAGGCGGCTGGGATCGAGGCGGGGGCGGTGTTTCGGCGTGTGAACGTGCGACGCTACAAGGCCAAGGCAGCGGTGCGGGGCCGGTCGATCGACAGCATTTCTGGGCGCGAGAGCTGGGATCTGCGCAAGACGCTGCCCAAGAAAGCGGTGCCAGCGCGGGTCGAATATGATGTGGGGGAGGGGGCGCTGCATCCGGCGTCGGTCGGGCCGATCTATCGCGCGATGATCCAACGGGCATTCGACGCTGGCGCGTTGTCAGACCTGACGATGGACGATTTGGCAAAGTTGCTTAAAGGGATCAGCGCGCATTCGACGCGGGTCGGGCTCAACCAGGACCTGTTCACGAGCGGTGAGGATCTCGCCGGTATCATGGATGCTTTGCGCTGGAAGTCGCCGCGAATGCCGCTCGCGTACAATCGCAATTTGGCGGCTGAATCCGGGGCGGCCGGTCGCCTGTTGCGCGTTCTCGAATGA
- a CDS encoding pseudoazurin, producing the protein MFRFLFTAVTVFFCIPATVCAKDIIIEMKNNGIDGVMVFEPSYIKARPGDRIIFKPTDKGHNAETIPAFYPKGATPLRGAINKEIVFTTKLQGLYGIRCLPHFGMGMIALIQIGSVKSADVDAAKAVELPPLAKKRMIAAIARIR; encoded by the coding sequence ATGTTTCGTTTTTTATTTACAGCTGTAACCGTGTTCTTCTGTATTCCCGCAACTGTTTGTGCAAAAGACATTATTATCGAAATGAAAAATAATGGCATAGATGGCGTTATGGTGTTTGAGCCCTCCTATATCAAGGCACGGCCTGGCGACCGGATTATTTTCAAGCCTACTGATAAAGGGCACAATGCAGAGACCATTCCAGCATTCTATCCAAAGGGTGCAACGCCATTAAGGGGCGCGATTAACAAGGAAATCGTGTTCACTACCAAACTCCAAGGCCTTTATGGCATCAGATGCCTGCCCCACTTTGGAATGGGCATGATTGCATTAATACAGATTGGGTCGGTTAAGTCGGCGGATGTAGATGCCGCTAAGGCTGTCGAATTGCCGCCTCTTGCTAAAAAGAGGATGATTGCGGCAATTGCAAGGATCAGGTAG
- a CDS encoding IS5 family transposase → MWTDTTRALHARRGLNLPSDLTDAEWSVLEPLLPPASHVGRPRKWPMRRIVEAILFLLRGGLPWRMLPPCFPPVSTVRRWFYLWRDTGLWLTINHVLLMACREMTGREASPSAGVIDSQSVKTTESGGPCGYDAGKKVKGRKRHILTDTEGNLVHAVIHTADIQDRDGAPMVLREIIRRFPWLRHLFADGGYAGDKLRQALRRMGKWTVEIIKRSDTAKGFEVLPRRWVVERTLAWLNRNRRLAKDFEHTIASATAWLFIASIQLFARRIARL, encoded by the coding sequence ATGTGGACCGATACCACTCGCGCACTTCATGCGCGACGCGGACTGAATTTGCCAAGTGATTTGACGGATGCCGAGTGGTCGGTGCTCGAACCGCTGTTGCCACCGGCATCGCATGTGGGGCGACCGCGTAAATGGCCGATGCGACGGATTGTCGAGGCGATACTGTTCCTGCTGCGTGGAGGCTTGCCATGGCGGATGCTGCCTCCATGCTTTCCGCCGGTCTCGACGGTGCGGCGCTGGTTTTACCTCTGGCGCGACACCGGCCTGTGGCTGACGATCAACCATGTTTTGCTTATGGCATGCCGCGAGATGACGGGCCGGGAAGCATCGCCATCGGCAGGTGTGATCGACAGCCAGAGCGTCAAAACCACGGAAAGCGGCGGTCCTTGTGGCTATGACGCTGGCAAGAAGGTCAAGGGTCGCAAACGCCATATCTTGACCGACACCGAGGGAAATCTGGTGCATGCCGTGATCCACACGGCTGACATTCAGGACCGTGACGGCGCGCCGATGGTGCTGCGCGAAATCATCCGGCGCTTTCCGTGGTTGCGCCATCTCTTTGCTGATGGCGGCTATGCTGGCGACAAACTCAGGCAAGCTCTGCGACGAATGGGGAAATGGACCGTCGAAATCATCAAGCGGTCGGACACCGCCAAAGGCTTCGAAGTGCTGCCACGCAGATGGGTTGTCGAACGCACACTGGCTTGGCTGAACCGAAACCGCCGCCTCGCCAAGGATTTTGAGCACACCATCGCATCGGCAACCGCGTGGCTGTTCATAGCTTCCATCCAGCTATTCGCCCGTCGCATCGCAAGGCTATGA
- a CDS encoding IclR family transcriptional regulator C-terminal domain-containing protein, whose protein sequence is MRAATIIEPRDIREQLAQARERGWAAEIEETSPHLMCLAVPIVDRIGKAHAAISVSIIDPLPTLTALLERIPFLLQARLQIEDKLFLDSR, encoded by the coding sequence TTGCGAGCCGCTACAATTATAGAACCACGAGATATTAGGGAACAACTAGCTCAAGCTCGTGAGCGGGGCTGGGCGGCCGAAATCGAGGAAACATCGCCCCACCTAATGTGCTTAGCTGTTCCGATTGTCGATCGGATAGGGAAGGCTCATGCTGCGATCTCGGTCAGTATCATAGATCCCCTGCCAACACTAACCGCGCTCCTGGAACGAATTCCCTTCTTACTACAAGCGCGGCTCCAGATTGAGGATAAGCTTTTTCTCGATAGTCGATAA
- a CDS encoding IS3 family transposase (programmed frameshift) has protein sequence MRKSRFTEAQIIGMIKEQEAGLPTVEICRKHGLSTATFYKLKGKYGGMEVSDARRLRQLEDENGKLKRLLADSMLDNVILKDLLGKGLTTPSQRRDAVLKVLGGFQISQRRACVLIGVDPKTVRRERPPDHGAIRVAMREVAGKRRRFGYRRIGVMLERQGLIMNHKKLYRIYREEGLSVRRRRGRKRARGSRTPMPVPLIPGARWSMDFVSDTFGASRKFRILAINDDCCRENLCLVGDTSISGARVARELDTLVRLYGKPACIVSDNGTEFTSRAILEWAGKNKVEWHYIDPGKPQQNGFIESFNGSLRDELLNEELFDSLADARRKLAIWRYDYNNVRPHSSLGNRTPAQARRAFEQDESITPDALVQAQGPSYLTARLSL, from the exons ATGAGGAAGAGCCGTTTTACCGAAGCGCAGATTATCGGGATGATCAAGGAACAGGAGGCCGGGCTGCCGACGGTCGAGATTTGCCGGAAGCACGGGCTGAGCACGGCGACGTTTTACAAGTTGAAGGGCAAGTATGGCGGCATGGAGGTGTCCGATGCCCGCCGACTGCGTCAGCTTGAGGACGAGAACGGCAAGCTGAAACGCTTGCTGGCGGACAGTATGCTCGACAACGTCATCCTGAAGGACCTGCTGGGAAAAG GCCTGACGACGCCAAGCCAGCGGCGTGATGCTGTGCTCAAAGTGCTGGGAGGTTTTCAGATCTCCCAGCGCCGGGCCTGCGTGCTGATTGGTGTCGATCCCAAGACGGTCCGGCGCGAACGCCCGCCAGACCATGGTGCCATCCGTGTTGCCATGCGTGAGGTCGCGGGCAAGCGCCGCCGCTTTGGCTATCGCCGGATCGGCGTCATGCTCGAACGCCAGGGGCTGATCATGAATCACAAGAAGCTCTATCGGATTTACAGGGAGGAAGGTCTGTCGGTTCGTCGCCGTCGCGGTCGGAAACGGGCGCGTGGTAGTCGCACCCCCATGCCCGTGCCGTTGATCCCGGGCGCACGCTGGTCGATGGACTTTGTGTCGGACACCTTCGGTGCGTCGCGCAAATTCCGGATATTGGCCATCAATGACGATTGCTGCCGGGAGAACCTGTGCCTGGTCGGCGATACCAGCATCTCGGGTGCCCGAGTGGCGCGTGAACTTGATACGCTGGTGCGGCTCTATGGCAAACCGGCTTGCATTGTCAGCGATAACGGCACCGAGTTCACCAGTCGGGCGATCCTGGAATGGGCTGGCAAGAACAAGGTCGAGTGGCATTACATCGATCCGGGCAAGCCCCAGCAGAACGGGTTCATCGAGTCCTTCAACGGATCGCTGCGCGATGAACTGCTCAACGAGGAGTTGTTCGACAGCCTGGCCGATGCCCGCCGGAAGCTGGCCATCTGGCGCTATGATTACAACAATGTCCGGCCCCACTCGTCGTTGGGAAATCGAACGCCTGCACAAGCGCGTCGGGCGTTCGAGCAGGACGAGAGCATCACGCCCGACGCGCTTGTGCAGGCGCAGGGGCCATCGTATTTAACCGCAAGACTCTCGTTATGA